TGCAATTTCCTGCAGCGTTGGCGAGCGATCTAATTTTTGGGTTAGTTCGGTTGCTGTCTTTGAAACTGCCGCACCAAGCTCCTGGAGGCGCCTTGGCACCCGTACCGCCCAAGTTTTATCCCTGAAGTGTCGTTTAATCTCGCCGACAATCGTAGGCATGGCAAAGGTGGAAAATTCAAACCCTTTATCCGGTTCAAAGCGATCAATTGCTTTAATCAAGCCAATTGTTCCGACCTGAATTAAATCGTCTAGCGGCTCGCCACGATTTGCAAACTTACGAGCTACGTGACTAACTAAGGCCAAATGGTCTGAGATTAATTCGGTACGAATTGCCAGCCGTCTGGGATCGCCATCGGCAAGGCGAGAAAACTCGGCGAACAGCTCATGATCGTGCTCTCGAGTGTTTGCAGAACTAGGCACTAGCCACCACTAGTGAACTCAGAGTTATGGTGATAGCACCGTCTGGGCTGATTTCTGCAGTTGAGCCGGGCAGGGAAGCGTTCAAGATATCCCAGCCCCATTTGCACACAACTTTGTCCATGTAATCAGCGGCGCTGCCAGTTGGCCCTGAAATTTTGACAGTCAAACTTGCTGTCTCAATGCTGAAAGTTATCTGGACTTCGCCTTGGTCGGGCTGGTGGTTGATGACCAATGAAAATGCTTCAACAATTCCCTCGTGCCAATTTTCAACTGCATCAAAAGCGAGTTCGGTCAACCCAATTACTGAGGTTGTCGTGCTCTTTACAACTCCGATAAATTCCGGCCGAGCAGGAACCCGAAGATTGATATTCGCCACTGAACCGCTTATGCCTTCTTGGTCTGCGCAAAGATTGCAGCAATTTCGTCAATCTTGCTGATTAATTCATCAGCTACCGAGACATCAACTGTTCCTTTGGTTCCAGCAGCGCCAGCCAATTTAGTTGCATCGTTGAATAGTTGATGTAGTTGCGGATACTTCTCAAAATGTGGTGCTTTGAAGTAATCGGTCCAGAGCACCCAGAGATGTTCTTTTACGATGTGTGAGCGCTCTTCTTTGATTGAGATGGCACGCGCTTTGAAATTGGAATCCTCTGAAGCATGGTATTTCTCCATACATGCCTTCACCGACAAAGCCTCAATTCGGGCCTGAGCCGGATCATAAACACCGCAAGGCAAATCGCAGTGCGCGTGCACGATGATGGTTGGGGCAAAGAAGCGCATAGTGTTCCTCCAGGATTGGGTTGTCTTATTTGAGAGTTTACCTAATGTTCTCAATTGCGGTACATCCGAGTAACTTGCAATTGGATACAATAGGAATGTTACGAGAGATAGTCTTCAATAACTGTGCTGTTAGGGAACTGACTAAATAGATGTTTGGAAAAGCTGTAGTTCGAGGGTTGTCGATGGCGCCCAATCTGGGTTATGGGGACGAATTACTGATTCGCTACACCGAAAATGTTGCGGTTGGCGATGTAATTGTATTTCGCCGTGAGGGTCAAAAGGATGTTAAGCGCATTGAGTCAATAACCGATGAAGGAATCTATGTCTTGGGCGATAATGCGATGGCTTCACTTGACTCACGAACTTATGGCCGAATTAGTCCTGATCGCGTAATTGGCAAGGCGATATTGCGGTTGAAGCCAAAACTTGGTCGGATAACAAATAAGAAATTTGATGCTTCGCCTTAGTTAACAACCGATTATCCGGCCCAAATACCCGCTTTATTGATCTAGAAGGCATTATTTTCCCTGGTTTTACAGGAAATTGGTTAAATCAGAAAATTTTTTCACCCGTTTGTAGCGTGTTTGTCACGATTTTCCCCATTTTTCGTCACTAGCGTTTTCTTATGGCTACTAATACACCTATACAGAGCACTTCAGCATTGGACCGTTGGTTCCATATTTCTGAACGTGGCTCTAATCTCGCAACAGAAATCCGTGGCGGATTGGTCACTTTCGTGACCATGGCCTACATCGTGGTATTGAACCCACTGATTATTGGCACCGCGACGGATGAAAATAATGAACTGATTTCAGGACTTGCTAAGTTCACAAAGTTTGTGGCGCAGGGAAGTCCTGAAAACATAGTTAACCAAGACAATGTAAACAAGACAATTGTTCTAGTTGCTTCAGCGACCGCCTTACTGGCAGGCGTTATGAGCATCCTGATGGGCTTAGTTGGCAGATTCCCAGTCGCTCTTGCAGCTGGCTTAGGTCTAAACAGTTTCTTGGCTTTTACCATCGCTCCAAAAATGACGTGGCCCGAGGCACTTGGTCTAATGATCATTGGCGGCCTGCTGATGTTTGTTCTTGTGCTCACCGGCTTCCGACTTGCGGTATTCCGAGCAGTACCTGAGGCGTTGAAGTACTCAATCGGTGCCGGAATTGGGCTTTTCATAGCTCTAATCGGATTGACTGATGCGGGAATTGTGCGCAATGGCGTTCCGCTAATCACCTTCGCAGTGAAGGGCCAACTTGCTGGTTGGCCTATCTTCACTTTCATCTTTGGACTGCTGCTGATCATAGCGCTTGTGGCGCTTCGAGTCCGTGGTGGAATCCTGATTGGACTGTTGGTAACCACGGTCTTGGCAGTCGCCATCCAAGCTATGTTAATGGTTGATGATCCAGAAAAAATAAACAAGGATACGTACTGGAGACTGAATGTCCCATCTCTGCCGAAGGTAAATGATGTGGTCGATTTCACAAATCCATTACAACTGTGGCACATCAATCTAACAGGCGGTTTTCAAGCTGTCGGTGCACTAACTGCAATAATTTTCATTTTCTCTCTACTTCTG
The Actinomycetota bacterium genome window above contains:
- a CDS encoding RNA polymerase sigma factor SigF → MPSSANTREHDHELFAEFSRLADGDPRRLAIRTELISDHLALVSHVARKFANRGEPLDDLIQVGTIGLIKAIDRFEPDKGFEFSTFAMPTIVGEIKRHFRDKTWAVRVPRRLQELGAAVSKTATELTQKLDRSPTLQEIATALKVDLDEVVEAINANSAHSTVSLDATVDPDAPSLGSRFGTIDEALEGVEYRESLKPLLLALPEREKDILIMRFFENKSQTEIARTLGISQMHVSRILAQTLTKLRTSLQD
- the sodN gene encoding superoxide dismutase, Ni, with amino-acid sequence MRFFAPTIIVHAHCDLPCGVYDPAQARIEALSVKACMEKYHASEDSNFKARAISIKEERSHIVKEHLWVLWTDYFKAPHFEKYPQLHQLFNDATKLAGAAGTKGTVDVSVADELISKIDEIAAIFAQTKKA
- a CDS encoding S26 family signal peptidase, with protein sequence MFGKAVVRGLSMAPNLGYGDELLIRYTENVAVGDVIVFRREGQKDVKRIESITDEGIYVLGDNAMASLDSRTYGRISPDRVIGKAILRLKPKLGRITNKKFDASP
- a CDS encoding NCS2 family permease, with the translated sequence MATNTPIQSTSALDRWFHISERGSNLATEIRGGLVTFVTMAYIVVLNPLIIGTATDENNELISGLAKFTKFVAQGSPENIVNQDNVNKTIVLVASATALLAGVMSILMGLVGRFPVALAAGLGLNSFLAFTIAPKMTWPEALGLMIIGGLLMFVLVLTGFRLAVFRAVPEALKYSIGAGIGLFIALIGLTDAGIVRNGVPLITFAVKGQLAGWPIFTFIFGLLLIIALVALRVRGGILIGLLVTTVLAVAIQAMLMVDDPEKINKDTYWRLNVPSLPKVNDVVDFTNPLQLWHINLTGGFQAVGALTAIIFIFSLLLSDFFDSIGTVTGLAAEADLLEEDGEIEHIREILVVDSVAVMAGAAAGTSSNTAYIESASGVGDGARTGIASIVTGVMFLLALFLAPLTKIVPYEAATPALVVVGFLMFTQIRKIPMDDYALAIPCFLTIVLMPFTYSITNGVGAGLVSFVLIKVCQRKFNEISVIMWIISLAFVLYFAINPISQLIN